Below is a window of Cataglyphis hispanica isolate Lineage 1 chromosome 14, ULB_Chis1_1.0, whole genome shotgun sequence DNA.
tattaattttttatatatgtatatgtgtaaaatgGAACGAATTATATGTCGCGGTTGCATCAAACAAAtccttacattttatatatttggtaaaagtattttttacaaatacgtaaaaaaaatatacattttttttattttgaaattcaagATTCCGATTCTATCgtcaaaatttctctttatttttctacttattccaattatcaaaaaaaaaaatatttaattaaatattttttaattacatacaaatatttcattatctttattaattatatacaaatacctCATATCTCatctttatcattatatgtataatgtaacatatacttcgttttaaatattttattctctgaactattttttattcttttaagtaataatacatgtaaaaattaaaaagaaatgcctttgagtttaaatatttgtagtattttttgttgaataatttcgagttatatgtaattcgagaatatattatattactataaatgatattaagatACTGAAGTTTTATATAACAGGAACCGATGTACATCAAAAATGCGCAGTGGAAATTAGTGAATTTGAACAAAAATCGCGAATCAGTCTTGTACCCTTGTTGTCCGGATCCATACATCACCTTAAATTTTGAGATGACCTTAAAGAGGAATTCCGGGCTTTATTGCAGTATATTATTGATGCCTGCTGCCGGtatgtatcaataattaacgtttaagtaatattaagtatttatacCATTCAACTTTCTTTACatgtgtttattaaaatatcaagtatatatttttatcataaataaatatatatatatatatatatatatatatatatatatatacatacatatatacatatatacacgctattataaatatatgcgctATTCATTTTCCCGAATGTTATacgaaatattgtaataacatgatttaaaaaacataagcCTCTGTATTATGGCAACATCGTTGCATTTGTTTTCGAgttaaggatatatatatatatatatatatatgtcatatattagACATCGACAAACGCATGAAAATTTAGAgactgttttattatttcttctaagTATCTGAACACAAAATCTGaacataattcttttaatgtgATTTGGCAATTATTTAAGTTCAAAGTCtgtatgcattttataaaaatcgtgTATTGTAGCACTTTTTAACAaacttgacaaaaaaaaagattgtcaacaaaataaaaatttttatatacattaagaaaattttaataaatatttgtataaaacttgatttagatccccTACTAGTAAtacaaaatctttttgtaaattatacattttttttttgtttttttgcaaATGATTTTAGGGGATTTTCATGaccaaaagtttttgtcataaattagtaaaaatattaattataattattttttttataaattaaaaaccatataattttgtgatactttaattatttttataatctggttttatttatttgattttttaaatagcataaacataagaaatgtttatttttttatttttgacaactattattgtacagccaaaaacattcttaattaattcgaaACCTAAACTTATTACACACAACCTGATGCTGAATTTAATCCATTTGATTTATGATATGAACTTTCAGCCATAGTTTTCCTGGTTCTGGTCACGTTTTGGCTACCACCTCAAAGTGAAATGAAGATCAATATTGCGGCTTGTACTATATTAATCATTGCCGTGTTTTTAGCCTACTTCGGCCTTAAAGTACCATTATCTGCAAATCCTCCGCTCATAGGTAGACTAACGTGAAAATCTGATTCTTTCAAAAtctcttcaattattttcaattacgtattaaagaaaataaattaaccgCATGTTACGAGAAAGTAAGAAATTTACTCGGCTTAGAAAGACAAACATGTTTTAACTTATTTGAGTCTACCCCTGATTTGTTGTCTTCAATTTTAAActgacaataaattttaataataattaaaatattaattgttattgcaaaatttatattgttatagttttaaaaaaatctttaaacaaatatgctaccataatatttttttaatgtttaggaaaaatcaaatttttattatttattatttattatttttaaatatttattattttcccttttgcataaataaagacaatataatacaatataatacataataataaaaaaataacagaattttaaaactatatattgttGCATATGCATATGCTACattatttcaacattaaatCACTCTTtccttaatattaaaataataataaataaaataattaaatgtatataattaaataattatgtatatatataattatagaaaaatatttgtcctTTTAAAATGAGTAAATGTCATACTATATGCCGTAAAAACGACAATATTATCATTGactaatatttgtttttacagTTTATTTCTATAGTGGTTGCCTCTGTCTAGTAACAATTTCGTTGGTATTATCAATATTGGTGATTAACATGTCAAAAAGAACATATTGCAGACCACTTCCACGAAATATCAGATTATGTCTATTAAGTTGGCCTGGAAAACTGTTAGGACTTTCCGAGCTTATAAATgtggtaattaattaattatcattttaatgttattatatgtacatattcatTCTGTaagtatatatgaattatatacacacacactctctttctttttcctcttctctttctttctctttctaattgtttattcttatattatctatttttgaacattttattttagttgtcaaattttgaaaatattatttatattattcgaaaCATACATATTTGTGACAAGTTCTTTCCGATTTATTTAGTATTCTTTCCGATATTTAGTGACTATATGTTTgagtaaaacatttttaataaaatatttattcctgcgatttaaaaaaaaattttactcatGCActcatgtttattttaatatttgtaattttccaTCAGTCTTAAAGCACTGcacgttttttaataataataataacataatcattgataaatattatcgaatttttaatttattataataatttattcagatCGAATCGCGACGGCCTATGCCAGGACAAGAGTTGCGTGGTAAACTTACAGAGGAATCCACAACCAATTCGACGTCCAATATTTCAGACGACGGAGATCGGCAGAATATAATTTCGCCGACAAAGAACACCACGCAATTGGAATGGATTCTCGCGGGCACGGCCGTTGATCGTATCGCCTTCGTACTGTTCTGCTTGATCCTAGCAACAATGGCAATAGTGTGCATAAGTTAGTTAGGATAAATGAAAGTTTTCTTATAAGTCGCTTTAATACATCtcgataatctaatatataccCGGAATATATGTGAACAAATCATATGAATTGTTTGtttgatattgatttattctcGTAAATAAATAGCTCTCGTagtatatacaaatgtaaatatatatatatatatatatatatatatatatatatatatatatgtatgtataaatatgatgTACCAGGAAAAGTATGTGAAAACACCTTAgtattatatcgaaaatacATCGGCATCGCATATGTCGCGATCACTGAAAAGGCTCGAACGTGAAATTCAATTTCCGCGCtctaacatataattattatcatttttcacatAGTCTGCAGTTAGTAGTCCGGTCAGACCCAATCAATTCATACTGAGTTGATAAAGCACGACATCGCCAGATATTCGTAGAGTGTCCACAATTGTTGATTGCAATCTGTGCTTAAATTCGCCAATCATCTTACTACCCAGCCATATTGTGTATCCTTCGTACTCGCATCGAATGCTATTAAAGCAAACACGAATCTGTTACAATGGAAATCAACAACgataaacaatatttctatacgataaatttttttcgcggaAATTCGCGGAATCTTCGCGGATATCTTACGTAAGCAAGAAATCTCGGCCGGGCATCCAGGATAAATGACCTTGATGTCGCTCTTCGTGATCCCACGTACCATTGTTCCAGCAATTCATGACCACGTACGGCGCGCTAGTGCCGTATAAAAAACGTGGATTTAAATGCAGCGGTATAAGGGGATGAGGATAAATGGTTTTGCCCCTCTGCAGATTCACGTAAAATCTGCAAAAGATCGTGATACATCTCGTTTGCAGGGGCAAACGTAGAAAAATACTGTAAACGCCGTAGATTACAATCTCAAACGCTCACGAGTGCGGAAGTAGCTTCAATCTTCCAACGATGAATAAACTAGCACCGACGCGAAATTCACTACCAATACCCACAGTGATGGGAACGTCCTGTAAAAAATGAtagttttgtttatattatacattaaaaataaaattttgattaatcaaataaatatattttattgattttaataatttttttacttaaataaatatatactttaattctaaaaatgttttgttgtattaaataaattattagttgcgtgtaataaaaattataatttttaaatatttacttattgaattatttaaaattttaatataaaaagtatttatttaaagctaaaaaatgatttattaaaataaagaaaatctacgtttttaaaacaaacagccaaaaattaaaaaatgttttttttaagatattaatttagtataataaatataaaaaaacaaaattttaattttatttgcgaataaaagtatactttgcttttattttatattttactaattcaaatatatttgttgcttgattgaaataatcaattcCTCtgcaagtataaataaaataaaaaattatttaaataaaaaattaaataaaaaattattacaataaaaaaaatttttgcgtttgcaaagtatatttttttcagtgtaATAAATGAACACGGAATGTTAttcttaaagaatattatctaaatg
It encodes the following:
- the LOC126854795 gene encoding acetylcholine receptor subunit alpha-type acr-16-like isoform X1 — protein: MRLSSTIYAAITLILFNNVVLYASGTPERTPMWNQTWTDRLKQDLFVKYDKFARPTQHYNTTVVKFDITILYVDVDDFKSTITVNGWASHLWADDKLKWDPAKYGNLEHIHVGNHEVWQPDILLYHSGTAGTVEHYGDTACIIYHDGRVLWVPPAQFVGLCELNLRLWPFDTQICNMTFGSWTYHGEQIDMQMGRSTDMEPMYIKNAQWKLVNLNKNRESVLYPCCPDPYITLNFEMTLKRNSGLYCSILLMPAAAIVFLVLVTFWLPPQSEMKINIAACTILIIAVFLAYFGLKVPLSANPPLIVYFYSGCLCLVTISLVLSILVINMSKRTYCRPLPRNIRLCLLSWPGKLLGLSELINVIESRRPMPGQELRGKLTEESTTNSTSNISDDGDRQNIISPTKNTTQLEWILAGTAVDRIAFVLFCLILATMAIVCIS
- the LOC126854795 gene encoding acetylcholine receptor subunit alpha-type acr-16-like isoform X2 translates to MWNQTWTDRLKQDLFVKYDKFARPTQHYNTTVVKFDITILYVDVDDFKSTITVNGWASHLWADDKLKWDPAKYGNLEHIHVGNHEVWQPDILLYHSGTAGTVEHYGDTACIIYHDGRVLWVPPAQFVGLCELNLRLWPFDTQICNMTFGSWTYHGEQIDMQMGRSTDMEPMYIKNAQWKLVNLNKNRESVLYPCCPDPYITLNFEMTLKRNSGLYCSILLMPAAAIVFLVLVTFWLPPQSEMKINIAACTILIIAVFLAYFGLKVPLSANPPLIVYFYSGCLCLVTISLVLSILVINMSKRTYCRPLPRNIRLCLLSWPGKLLGLSELINVIESRRPMPGQELRGKLTEESTTNSTSNISDDGDRQNIISPTKNTTQLEWILAGTAVDRIAFVLFCLILATMAIVCIS